The following are encoded in a window of Phaseolus vulgaris cultivar G19833 chromosome 3, P. vulgaris v2.0, whole genome shotgun sequence genomic DNA:
- the LOC137808819 gene encoding probable ascorbate-specific transmembrane electron transporter 1: MGRGFQVRAASITIVAHLLFIAITTLVLLWLLHFREGVAFFTSSNPIKIFNLHPLLMVIGFILVGGEAIMIYKSVLQKRRSMKVVHLLLHLVALVAGVLGIIAVFKSKKDAGLPDMYTLHSWLGMSAICLFALQYIMGFFSYFFPGAEMSTRASLLPWHRFLGMAIFLLAVCTAETGLLQYFQFLHLFRSQEALIVNSTALLLFLYALFVTLSVILPRNYS; encoded by the exons atggGTCGTGGGTTTCAAGTTCGAGCAGCTTCAATTACCATAGTTGCTCATTTGTTGTTCATAGCAATAACAACCCTTGTGTTACTTTGGTTGCTACACTTCCGAGAAGGTGTTGCCTTCTTCACCTCTTCCAACCCAATCAAGATTTTCAAT CTCCATCCACTTCTAATGGTGATTGGATTCATTCTAGTTGGTGGAGAAG CTATCATGATATACAAGTCTGTGCTTCAAAAAAGGAGGTCAATGAAAGTGGTTCACCTCTTATTGCATCTGGTAGCTCTGGTGGCTGGAGTTTTAGGGATCATTGCAGTTTTCAAATCAAAGAAAGATGCTGGTCTTCCTGATATGTATACATTACACTCTTGGTTAGGCATGTCAGCAATATGCCTATTTGCTTTACAG tATATCATGGGGTTCTTCTCTTATTTCTTCCCTGGTGCAGAAATGTCCACTAGAGCTTCCCTTTTGCCATGGCACAGGTTTTTGGGCATGGCCATATTCCTTCTTGCAGTTTGCACAGCTGAGACTGGTTTGCTTCAATATTTCCAGTTTCTACACCTTTTTCGCAGCCAAGAGGCACTCATAGTCAATTCCACTGCTCTCTTACTCTTCCTCTATGCTCTCTTTGTTACTCTTTCTGTCATTCTCCCAAGAAATTATTCATAA